CATCAGAGACGGGAGAGGAGACACCTGGTGAGAAGGTAGGATTGCAGTTGGACGCGTGTCACATAAGCGCCACTTTATTTGTTTCACCCATATGTCTCATTATACGTGGAGCTTATAGCGAGCTGTATATATATTCCTCTTCTCCCGTAAATCTTGATTCCGAGCACGACGAAAGTGGCAACGAATAGGCATTAACCGGACGAGCAAGCAAGCTGCTCAGCATCTGGGCAGCCATGGCTCTAGTGCTAGCACACCTCCAAGAACATGCATCCCCTCTGGCCCTGtcgctcctcctcgtcctcttcGTCATCGCCGTGCGCCTGGCGACGTTGAGGTCGCGAGCAGAGAAGCTCCTCAACAAGCTCCCTTCGCCGCCGTCCCGGCTCCCCATCATCGGGCACCTCCACCTCGTCGGCGCCCTCCCCCACGTCTCCCTCCGCAACCTCGCCCGGCGGCACGGCCCGGACGTGATGCTCCTCCGCCTCGGCGCCGTCCCGACGCTGGTAGTGTCGTCCCCTGCCGCCGCCAAGACCGTCCTGCGTACGCACGACCACGTCTTCGCGTCCCGGCCGCACTCCGCCGTCGGCGACATCCTCTTCTACGGAAACACCAACGTCGCCTTCGCCCCCTACGGCGACTACTGGCGCCGGACCAGGAAGATcgccgccatccacctcctCACCACCAGCAAGGTCCGCTCCTTCCGCCCCGCCCGCGAGCACGAGGTGCGGCTGGTCCTGGCACGGATgagggacgccgccgccgcgtcgacgGCGGTGGACCTCAGCGAGGTCCTCAGCAACTACTCCAACGACGTCGTCTGCCAGGCCGTGCTCGGCAGGCTGCCCAGGGAGGAAGGGAGGAACAAGCTGTTCCGGGAGCTGTTCAAGACCAATTCCAAGCTCCTGTCGGGGTTTAACCTGGACGACTACTTCCCGAGCTTGGCGAGGCTGGACATGGTGAGGAGGGTCGTGTGCGCCAAGGCCGTGAAGCAGAAGAAGAGATGGGACGAATTGCTGGACGATCTCATCGACAAGCACGCCGGCCAGgcggtgacagaggaagaagctgATTTCATAGATGTCCTGCTCTCCGTTCAAGATGAGTACAACCTAACGAGAgacaacatcaaggcaatattGATTGTACGGATGggtacacatatatatatgtttagTTTTATCCTAAATCAAATATCTTATATTTTTTACCAACTTGAAAAATAGTAGTATATATAGCACTAGGATATATGACACTGAATAAATGTActatgaaaatatatttcataGCAGATCTTATTATTGAAAATTTATAGCTCCCTTCTTAAATGTTGATGTTTAGAGAGTGCTACTAATTAGTTTTAAAATTAACAAGTTTGCTTGTTACAGGAATCATGTATTTGAAGCTGGAACATTACAACTGTATTATGACCTATTGTTCTGATGGTATACATATACATGCAGGATATGTTTGAAGCTGGAACAGACACAACCTACATATCGCTGGACTATGCCATGGCCGAGCTGTTGCGGAATCCCCATGCAATGGCCAAGCTGCAAGACGAGGTGAGGAGTTGCAAAACCAAGGGGAAAGAATTCGTCACCGAAGATGACCTCAGCGGCATGAGCTACCTGAGTGCGGTGATGAAAGAGACATTCCGGTTGCATCCCTCGGGATCTCTCTTGTTGCCTCACTTCTCCACG
Above is a genomic segment from Panicum hallii strain FIL2 chromosome 8, PHallii_v3.1, whole genome shotgun sequence containing:
- the LOC112902882 gene encoding indole-2-monooxygenase-like isoform X2, which produces MALVLAHLQEHASPLALSLLLVLFVIAVRLATLRSRAEKLLNKLPSPPSRLPIIGHLHLVGALPHVSLRNLARRHGPDVMLLRLGAVPTLVVSSPAAAKTVLRTHDHVFASRPHSAVGDILFYGNTNVAFAPYGDYWRRTRKIAAIHLLTTSKVRSFRPAREHEVRLVLARMRDAAAASTAVDLSEVLSNYSNDVVCQAVLGRLPREEGRNKLFRELFKTNSKLLSGFNLDDYFPSLARLDMVRRVVCAKAVKQKKRWDELLDDLIDKHAGQAVTEEEADFIDVLLSVQDEYNLTRDNIKAILIVRMGYV
- the LOC112902882 gene encoding indole-2-monooxygenase-like isoform X1, giving the protein MALVLAHLQEHASPLALSLLLVLFVIAVRLATLRSRAEKLLNKLPSPPSRLPIIGHLHLVGALPHVSLRNLARRHGPDVMLLRLGAVPTLVVSSPAAAKTVLRTHDHVFASRPHSAVGDILFYGNTNVAFAPYGDYWRRTRKIAAIHLLTTSKVRSFRPAREHEVRLVLARMRDAAAASTAVDLSEVLSNYSNDVVCQAVLGRLPREEGRNKLFRELFKTNSKLLSGFNLDDYFPSLARLDMVRRVVCAKAVKQKKRWDELLDDLIDKHAGQAVTEEEADFIDVLLSVQDEYNLTRDNIKAILIDMFEAGTDTTYISLDYAMAELLRNPHAMAKLQDEVRSCKTKGKEFVTEDDLSGMSYLSAVMKETFRLHPSGSLLLPHFSTADCDVEGYTIPSGTRLLINAWALGRDTTCWGESAEEFMPERFLDEGLEAASDYQGNDFRFLPFGSGRRMCPGVTFATVTFKLIVANLIYHFNWELPQGLPDVDMTEVFGMDVHRKEKLLLVPRVAQDI